CATCAAATCTGAACATTAGGGACAGGTTCTCTTCCAGGAATGCAAACACAGCAAGTAATGTAGAGGGCTTTCAAATAAATCTTTGGTTAAAAGAGTGTGTCATCCTTTTAAATGCAAAAACGTAATGATCAGTTATGGTTTAAAATATAGGGCAATCATATGTCTTTTATTATGAATCCTATGAGTTAAATATTTGGGACAGGATGCTTTGTGGATATATGCTTCCTTGATATCAAAGGAGTGGTGATAAAGAATAAGTTTTCTCAGTGCCTCTGCCTGGGTCCAGTTCTCAGACAAGGCAATGCCAAGGGGCGGAAAAGTTCCCAGCTGAGGGGAGCCCTGATTAAAGGCCAGTGTCTTCCATTTACCTATCCTGATGAACTAAAAGTCTGCAGCATGTATCTCTTAACAATGCATTCTGTTTGCAATAAATAACAGAGTGATGGACCAAATAAGATGgttgcccctggagactaatggaatccacaggattcctgaatgccctgggggacttcccagtagatagagcaggtgaccctgttgacgcccttgtcacgctgtggaacagtgaggcgcattgggctcttgacacggttgcccctgagtgccctctccaacattgtggagctcggtttgcactttggtacaccagtgagctaagggcaatgaaacaggctggatgacggctagagtgcaagtggcaaaatatgtgctgtgaggctgatcgagcatgagtaaaacatcataactgtgcctattgtGCAGCGgtaagggcagtgaagaaggctcacttctctgccaccattgcattctcaagtagccttccagtggagcttttccatattgtcaggggtctgttgacatcaactccaggaaatggttttagacccttcagaggcccattgtgaattgtttgcaaggcactttgagggtaatgttgcttgcctccgtagcaatcttgctgcctcatccacatctattgtagtccccagtgaggtgtccagtgcaacatctgctgcaacttcttgggaacagtttcagttgatgtggcctgatgacgtggacaaggtgcttgcaacgatgcagccagcaacgtgtcccctcgacccttgcccttcttggcttattaaagcttgccaagggggttgactgagtggatccagggtgtggtcaatgcatcgttgcaggagggagtggttccaacctccctgaaagaggcagtgatccgatgactcctgaaaaagcccaccctggacccattggtttgcgacagcTACCACTCAGTCTGAAATATCCCcttcttaaggaaggtgattgagagggttgtggagcagcaattgcaagtattcttggattaaacagattatgTTGATCCAtatcagtctgggttcagacctggttatgggactgaatcggccttggtagccctgatggatgacctttgttgggagaaggatggggagtgtgaccctgttattcttatttgatctctcagtggcttttgataccattgaaaaAGAAGGAGGGccaaagccaagatgctggaaaaacagaaatttatttgtattgtaagcccaatgcatttcagcctgttaattttcaggccttcatcaggggaatgcaGGCTAACGAGAAGTTTGAATGAGCAGACCGCTTACAATAGTATAAAGCATAGGGCTGCATCCTTAAGAACTGCTATTATCTGTTGGTGTATTTTACGTTGTTAATTCTTTATAGTGCTATTTTGAAACTTAAATGTGAATGTTCCATTTTATTGATTAATAGTAAGCAGCCTTGGGAGAGTATACAATTTAAAAGGTGAACTAGAAAACCATTAaataaaatgaggaggaggacTATCTGCATGGCATAAGATTCTGCCTCCCCTCTTCTGTTTGGATCTCAgcaatgtgctcagaggcactttgcATTTAACTCCTTAGTACAGAAATATAATAGCAGGTGAAGGCCTGGACAAGTAAAACGATCTTCAACTGGCACTGAAAGAATAACAAATTTGGCACTGAGAGAAAATGTCTGAGGAGGGCATTTTAAAGGCagtggctgccacagagaaaaccTTGTCACTCTTGTGCCACAGTCAGAAAAATtgcctcctgtctcagaccaTCAGCTGCCTTTACAGTCCTGGGCACCTAGAGGACAACCGCTTCCTTCCACATCATTAAGATCTCATCTAGGTTGGAGACCCTTCCCTGGATGCTGCCATAGGTCTTTTTCAATGATAGCACCTCACTTATGGCATTATCTTCCCCAGAGCTGCTCACCTTGCACATatgttgttgtatgttattttatgctgcctctttttaaattgcatttttaattgGTTTATTGCCTTGTAAGTCACTGGGAAAACGAATGCAGGATGAAtggtttttaaaatacatatgtaCTGTACACAACATATGAAACCGAGCCTGAGGTGCAAAGAAGCCTTTGCCAGCAGAGAGGATGGCGTATTGAGGGAAAGGCAGCTCTCAGAAGTTTGGGTAATGTGACCGTGAGTTGCAAGGAGCAGATGCTGCTGCCTCTAATTGCACAcctatcctctccctctgggAGGTGTGGCAAGAAGCGCCAAGGTCAGCAGGGCAGCCCAGAGAATGCATGAATGAGTGATAGGAGGAGTCTGCCCTTGTAGGAACAATGACCTGTGCCCAGTTTCTGGGGATGCAGCTGGGACAACACCGAACCCCAACTAGCAGGCCACACAGTGTATGTGAGTGAGCAACACACAAATGAAACCCTTGTCTCTGCTATGCTCTCTCACttgttctctctttctttctgggTAGCATAGTCAGAATGTCTAGGagttagagcaggtgtgggaaacctttggccgtccagatgttgctgaactacaactcccaccatccctggccattggccatgcctgctgtgGTTactgagttgtagttcagcaacatgtatttatttatttattgcacttgtataccgccccatagccgaagctctctgggcggtttacagcaatcaaaaacattaaaacaaatacacaatttaaaaacatattttaaaaacaatttaaaacacaattttaaaattcaaaacaatgaaaaaacaattaaaaaacacatgctaaaatgcctgggagaagaggaaagtcttgacctggcgccgaaaagataacagtgttggcaccgggcgcacctcgtcaggggcatcattccataatttgggggccaccactgagaaggccctctcccttgttgccaccctccgagcttcctttggagtaggcacccagaggagggcctttgatcttgaacgtagtgtacgggtgggttcgtatcgggagaggcgttccatcaggtattgtggtcccaagccgtgtaaggctttataggtcaaaaccagcacatgtagagggccaaaggttcctcacatgtgggttagagtgtcagattaggacCTGAGAGGTTCAGTCTCACCCATGAgggtcactaggtgaccttggactagtctctctctctcaggccatcCTACCTCACAGAGCTGGTGGGAGGATAAAATAAAACATGAGGGAAAGGGGTGAGAAGCATGAATGCCATCCaaaactctttggaggaaaggtgggctataaatgtaataaataaatactcacttTGCCACTTGCCCAAAGGGGAAGAACGGGGAAGGGAAGTAAGAGGAGACAGCTGCTCATTACAGGAACTTCTACCACCTCTGGCCACTTGTTTGCCCTTTCTCATGGTGGCCTAACGGGAAAGGCTGGGCTCAGTGGAGCCACCCAGACAGCAAGTGAGCACAAATGAGCACTTAGCCTCTGTACGACAGTGGAGGGGGGACTGTTTCCAGCCAGCAGGCCGGATGCTTAGGTCCCCTAATCCCTgcaggccattttgacaggtggtgGGGCTGACATCAGCTGATCATTGGCACTTGCAAAGGCCAAACATggtgctcaattcctgctttcAGCAGGGAGACATGCCTTTATCTGCCCCGCACCTGACATCATAGAgcaagtgggtgtggcttggctgaaGCAGTTGCCTCAGTCACAGGCCAAATGTAGAGACTTGTCAGACCTAATTAGGCTTGTAGGCCAGAAGTTCCCAGCTAGCAAGTGGTGCAGTATGGCTCCCACTGGGCCACAAACTTCAGTATAACAACCTATCTCTCTGGACAATGCAACAGTTGGGTCCAGTGGGGACATCCAGAGAAAGAGAGTAACAACCTCTAAGTCTTACAGTTTTAATATGGTTTGAAATTAACCCTACATTATCATTTTAATTGTTTCAGTGTAGTTTTAAGCTGAGCTGCAAATGACTTTTTTTCTATCTCTGCTAGGgcacattttatattatttttactgGTATATGATGTATGTTGCTTTTTACTTACTGTGTTTTTCAAATACCGcatgattgtttttgttttgagaaTTTTATTCTTTGCCTAAAGAATTTTATTCATGGATGGCTATACACATGTGTAATAATAAATGATATCCAAAAGAAGGATATGCTGTTCTTTTCTGTTTTCCAAGCACAGTGGATTACAGACAACAATGTATTTAAGCCTAGTTTCCTCATTTGGTGAGCTGCCAGAGCTGTGcagtcttgtggtaccttaaagccaaacaaatttattatagGAGCAGCATTGTGGACCTTAATCAGATGCATTTTAAGAGGTACTCATAAGGTGTGTGTATTGGGGGATCATGGGAGTGCCCACCTGCCCGTTCATAACTATCACTTTATCATGCCACATGCAGCATGGAAGGTCACCACCTTTTTCATCCTAACAGGGCTTTTGTACCTTTATTAGCTGCATGCTAGGCAAACATTCAACAGGTGAGAGTCCTCGTACCCATCTTGCTGGCACAAACCGCAATTTTCTGCATTTCTCCTtctaagccttttttaaaagcacagacaGATCCCACCCAGGGAAAATCTGACCTGGAAATGTGTTATTGTCCTAGTAATTTTATAACAAagtatcaaactgcagttttttGTGAAGGCATGCTCCCTTGTGTTTTCTGTCTGCCTTCAAATTCAACCATAaaacttggactacaactcccatcatccataaccattggttaagctggctaggggtgatgggggttgtagttcagcaaaatctggggaCCCTAGGTTGAAGACCACTAACTTTGCAATAATGAACTTGGAATAACACAGACTTCCAGCTGAACAGGgatagcaaaggtttgtttgtagTTTGCTTCTTTACCAAGGATCTTGAAgttctgggctcttgctgggagaaagggcaggatataaatcaagtaataaataaataaataagttgcttATGTGTTGGTTCCCAGCTGACGTCTTGTAGGTTAAATTACTTAAACCTGGCTTGCAGAATCTCTGAGGTGGGTATTATGAAGACTAGCATACTGAAATGTGGCCTTCTCTTGCTAGTTGTGTCTTCCAGGAGGGTGGGATTGCATCTCTCTGTCCATTGCTCCAAATGGGCAGAAGGTGTTGTGGTCACCAGAATCCTGATTGCTCTAAGCAGTTCttccaattatttttttaatgtaggaAGAATCAACACTttcataaatccttgcactattAGTACCTGTCCAAAGAAATGTGTCTGTAGAATGCTGGTAACATTGGTAGAACAAATCTTTAGCTATTCTTTACATTAAATTTAATCCATGGGTTTTCTTCTTGTTCCTTTTAGGGCAACACAGTTTTCCTTATTGGGGCTCACAACACTGGCAGTCAACTGGCACTAAGGGAGTTTCAAACTAGTGCTATCAGCAGGGACATTGACACGGCTGCCAAATTTATTGGTGCTGGTGCTGCCACAGTAGGAGTGGCTGGTTCTGGTTCTCGTATCAGAACAGTCTTCGGGAGTTTAATCATTGGCTATGCCATGTAAATGTCCttgatttttaacttttaagtcaGTGTTACATGAATAAGATGTTCACTTCGTTGTCCTATACTAGGTGTTCAAGTATCTGTTGTGGCATTTTTGCAAATGCAGGATACTGTAATTTGTTCCATTCACCTTCATGGCACAGTTAGCTGGTCTTGGAAGCTGAGAAGGCTGGAAAAACTGCAGGGTTGTGGCAGCTCTGTGTTTTTCTTTTGCCTTGTATTAAGAAACAAACCACTTCAATATTTGGGACAGAATGGATGTAGCAGGAGGAAAATCTTAACATGATTTGTCTTTTGTTGGGAATTCAAAGGCCTTGGGCCTTGCATAGGACTAGGAtcttatacaaaaacaaaccatagttcatTCTATTTACTTAATACATTCTATACTGCCATAAAAGCCTTGAAGATTATCTAAAACGTCAAAGTAAGGCAAGCAAAAGCTACAGATATTAAAAAATAGTTAAGTTGGAGTTTAAGATCAAGATGTTTAAAAAATCTTGATGAATAAAATTTGTCGTGTCTAGAAATGGCATCAGTGCTGGTGCTTGCATTGTGGAAATGTTTAAGACTAGGTTAAGCTTAGACTATACTTCACGTTTACAACTACCAAACAGCAACAGTTTAAGTAGCTACCACATGGTTGTCAGCCTTTCAGATGTTTGAACTGCAAACACCTGGCTGTAATAGTGACTTGTGTAAATTATCACATTTAGTTTCTGTGGAATAAGCTTTCCAcacatggctttttaaaaacttattttgtaAGCGCTTTGTTCTGTAACTAGGTGACTTGAGCTTTTCTTTACATAGGGTATAATACTGATGCATCTGTTTAGAATtacttcctttgaaatttgtagaAATTTTTGTATCTTGACTTTATTTTAGGAATCCTTCTCTGAAGCAGCAGTTATTCTCCTATGCTATTCTGGGATTTGCTCTGTCTGAAGCTATGGGTCTCTTCTGTCTGATGGTTGCTTTCTTGATCCTGTTTGCCATGTGAAAAGATCTGTTTGTAACATTGGTATCAATGAACTGCAGTGTGATTCTGTGAACCTGGGTTTGGAAAAATGTTTATCATGGAATGTACAGTATGCTACTTCCAAAGCAGCTTAATGAAAGATGATAATAAGTTTAAACTCTGGCTGTGTCTTCTTGTTTTTTTTCAATAGCTTGACTTTACCAAAAGTTTGCCCAGGGACCAAGAGGTCTGGATTTATCCCCCAGAAGCTTCTATCAAGGAAATCCAAGTTGGTGAAATTGAtagcagggtttattctaatgtgcagctagacacatttttgtgcagtgtgaaataacattttgtgcagttgagcatacGGGATTTAaaaaggagctaggtagtttctaaaaaagaaatagatgagaaaaaaattaatagaaaattaATAAACACTGGTTCTTTCCAAATCCTTATaacaaaagaggtgccagtactcatagcttgataaaagtaccatgggtgcagcaaaaaaaaaaggggggggtgcaggtactgttgcaaaaaaagacctgctaatagtatattatgaGATAAATTACCTGACTAGTCCAGGTGCGGGTAGTGTGCTGGCTGTTTGCACAgtaggaaaaaaagcttagaataaatccTGATAGATAGTAAAAACTTGGTGGAATAGCATTTGGAATTTGACAGTTCATACTATATACATGACTTCAGCTTTATCATGAATACGTTTAAATTGCATTACAAAGTAACGTTTGGCTTTCATAGTTGTAAGTAATGCTTCTTTGCCAGCCATGTTATTTCACCTATATGTGATATGTCCATAACCTATGATGGTTGGGTTAAATgtggaactttaaaaaaaacgtttCATGAATGAACTATGGAACGGCTACCTGAAAGCTTTTGTTGCTTGTGCTTGTGTGGCCTGGAAATAACTGCAAAAGCTGGAACTGATGCTGATACTCCAAGAAAGGATAGTTTTGACACTTGCTATACATATCCTAGATCCTGCTGCAGAAGGCTAAGAAACAATGCTGAAGACACTTCTGTTGCTGTGCAGCACTGTCTTCCTACTTGCTAACACACTTAACTGTGCAGCTCCCTTCAACAGTCAATTCAATGTCTTGTTAAGGATGTAAACAGTACATTCAAATATAGTATGcgtgggggggggctggagaaAGAAGCCCCTACTTCAGCCATACTGGCTAGGTCTGGAAAACTGTTCTTCATCAAAGGAATAATGCTCACCTTATAGGCTTTATaggaaaaatcattaaaaacatttatggaAAGGAAACATAAATGCTTATACTAAAACCATTAAAGCAAACTCTTTGTGAATTCAGTGGTTCTGGTGGTTTCTGTTTTGTCCCTTGTAGGGTACAGAATTAAAGTGCCTAAAATTAATTAGATTTACTCTACAAATCAAAATGTGTTCTAATATCAGTGGCCTAACAAGTAAATGTGTGGACTGGATTTGCTTTACGAGCGTACACGTGCCATCTCATCTAGCCTAATGTCTGAAACCATTAAACCTGCATGTGCTCCTACCATCCACATACGACGAGCTGGTTTCTGCTGAACATTCATCAGAAGTAAGTATGACATGCCAACAGGAACCAAGGACTGCCTCTGGTACGTATGAAATAGTTAGATCTCTCCCACTGCTGGCTAATATAGCCCCAGTTCTCAAACAGATTTCTACTCTTCCCTGCAATAAAGCATTGGAAGAGCTTACGTATGTTCATTTCTGATCAAAGGCTCATACGCTGTGAAAGACTTCTTGCTGAGTGGTAGGTGCCACTCAGACAGCAGCCCTAGGCTATCTTAGCTAGTAGGTTGACTCAGACAACTTGTTTTCTTATGAATAAATACAGCTCTCCGTCTTGCAAGTCTATACATGCATTGAGAATGATAGCCCCTCTCCAGCTATGTGCTATAGCTCCAAGTAAGAAACCCCTGCAAAAGAAACCATATGTTGCATAACATTATGGTGCaatctttatttaaaacatttttataccaTTTTTCATAAAATTGCCTCAAGACAGTTCATAAtaaagcattaaaatacaataaaacctcaGAGAAGATCTACATGGCCGCCAAGCAGGGAGCCGCCGCGGGATGGGGaacgacatccaggccatgacccaccctgcttctgcggGACCGGCTGGTGCTGGAGAAAGCTTACTCGTATtctgccatcagagaagctgatcagaagttcaactgaaggtgtcggacttgcaagcataaaaggaaagagagagaaccaactcacagctttgttgggggcaacttgagatgtttctgccactccaggtgcctgcaccaccttgcattttcactggaagttgtaatcgctgtttttttaataatgttatttgttatttaatttttgtaaattgtattgtcttattgatgtatttctatatttgtgtttcttgtaagccgcctcgagggccttttggccatatggcggggtataaataagcaacaacaataataatatagcagCAACAAAGTCAGCATGCTACTATTAGTGACCAGCAAAGGCCTAGGACAAAAAATAAGTTTTTAGCAAGTGTGCTGAAAACCAGGAACAGTGGGACTTTATCTAAGAGGAGGTTGTAGATGGGACCTCTGGTCCAgtagcatattggtagccagcaAAGTTCTTTTTGAAGTGGTACTACATGCTTATGGTAATCTagttgctgctgcattctgcactagctgcagcttctgaagcaGCCTTAGCGGCAAAACACATTATAGCAGTCTAGTGTGAAAGTGATGTGGTAGGGTTTTTTGAGGGGATGGAGGGCTGTTTGAGTTATTCAATAAACAGAACTAAAAAAGAAAGCTGTGGTACCTTTACATGCTGTCTCAATTTTTCTGCCAGCCAGAAGTAGTTAATGGAAACATTTGATTagaaaaagaaatcaataacGCACACTAATGCTGTAATCTGTATCACTTAACTTCACTGAACTTTATGGtatttgcttttgagtagacatgcacaggattgcactattatactgcaatcctattcatCTAGAAATcagtctcataagaacataagaagagcctgctggatcaggccagtggcccatctagtccagcatcctgttctcacagtggccaaccaggtgcctgggggaagcccgcaagcaggacccgagtgcaagaacactctcccctcctgaggcttccagcaactggttttcagaagcatgctgcctctgactagggtggcagagcacagccatcacagctagtagccatcacagctagtagctagTAGCCATAgtctcattgaacacagtgggacttctaagtaaccatgcacagaactgcactaTTAGTGTGGTCTATATGTAATGTTCAAACAAATTCAAAGATTTGCTTTCCAGTAAATAGCATACACTACATTATttggattttaatttttaaaagtgttaaCATACTGATTTAAGTGTGGGCAAGAACTCTGTGCATAAATATGAGCTTCTGAGGATACCTGCCTAAAATATGCTTTCATATTGAAATTAATTCAGAAATTGTTGCATTTCTGTTACCACATAGTATCTCACTTCAAATCACTAGAGTTTTCCAAGTTAACATTTGTGATGGACATACTAaaccttatttatttacatttgtttttataTCCTATTTTTCTATGCAGGactcccaaagtgacttacaatgaatttaaaaacaatttaaagtaataataataaggtTGTGGGGTCCAGTTGAGGTTGCTAGTATTTTTGCCAATGAAACAGGAACCAAAACTGAGTTCAGAACAAATTCATTGCAGGAGGCACTTAACTATGCAGAATGCAGAAAGAGGTGTATTTAAGCTACAATCCTGTGAAAACTTCCCAGCCAGTAAACCCAACTATTGAGCTTGTTTTtcagaaaacatgcataggactgtgtaATACAGCTGCCAAGCACAgagtacaggattgcaaccttaatgtcCCACGTCCTCTATTAGTAAAGGTACAATACGATCTAGCTAAATACAGCCTCCACCTACAGGAGCACTATACCCCTGAAGGCCAGCATGTCAGGGACATGCACGCAACCGGGTAAAGTCCTTCACGCTCTGTCACGCTCGCGAGTGAGCATCCCAAAACCATCTGCCGGGCCACCGTTGGGAACAGAAGAATGCTGGAATAGGTGGACTATATTCTTAAAGGGCGTGGTAAAGTTTAGGGGCTGAAAAGCCACAAGCATTTACAACTTCTCTTGCATCTGTTCCACGGATACTCAAATAGCAAGTATCTCTTCCTGCCTGCTGTCTTGCTCGAGGCTCCTCGCACAGTCGCATGCAGGAGACGCGAGGTGGAGGCCGACGAGTCCGCTCGGCTACTTCCGGCTAGGCACCGGAGGGTCGTCAACGGCCCCTCCCTCGCGGAGCCCACAACCACGTGTTAATTcgcctgatgtgtgtgtgtgtgtgttctgtcccTTCCTTGAATAGCCCAATCTCCTTGTCACGTGCCTGCATATTCTCCTACGGGAGGGGAAGAGAACGAGAAAGAAAGAGATGTGTCAGTGAGTTCCCGCGAGATGTGACGGAAGCCTGTGGGGGACCCGGACTTTAATGTGCGGCTTTCCCGGCGGTCGTGAGGGGTGAGTTGTGtgtggcttttgtgtgtgtggtaaaCAGAGGAGGTGGAGAAGTCGGTGCCTCgccctctcttcctctctctgtgCAATAGCTCGGGGTGTGGCTCTGGCCTTACCCAGGCATGGGTTTGGTTAGAAGTAGCCGGGCCCTACTTGAGAAGAACTGGGGGAGCTTGGGTGGCTGTAACATggcgccgccgccaccaccactctGTGTAGAGAGGGCGGAGGGGGGATTTTTCTCGACCCGTTGCCCATAGAATGTCTCGAGCCCTTGGAAGCCGTTACTCTTCACTGCTATCACTGTTGTTATAGAGGAGACCGAATCCGGCTTCTACTattatcccacccacccccctttcCACATTGTCCTTGGTCCCGACCATTCCATCCCCTCCTTGGAAGGAACATTATACAAGAGTCTCCCACATACACCCATAAGCAAGAGAAAGAGAAGGGGTAAGGGTGCATTGCAGGGAGAAATATATGCGTCTGTGAACAGTATAGTTCTGTGATTGGTTATCACTGAATGAAGATGCCGTGAGGCCTGTTCTCTTTCTCTTTGCTTTCACATCCCCGTTCTTCCCAGTTAAGGAAGGATTGGTGCTGAGGAAGGCCATGAATTCTTGCCTGTGACTACTCCTAAGGACCATGCTTGTGTAGAAAGGTGATGGGTGAAGGCATTAGCAGCCATCCCCACCCGTTTGCTCCAGGTGCATGGATGCAAACggttatacctgtgtttattggGAATTGGCAAAGTACCCTGATGTGTGTATTTACTTACATGGGTTTTGGGGTCCATAAAGCAAAGTGAGAGGAgacaaaacaacagcagcaacgtGGATGTATTCAGGCCTGAATGCTGCTTTCCCTTTGTGTGtgatgaaagagtgtgtgtgtagagGCTGCTGCTGGTAGTTGACTATGGTGTATCCTTCATCCATTCCATATTTTCTCATGTATTTGTGGTTCTCGATAGTGTACTGATAAAAGGAGCAGGAGAATGGAGAAGCCTCTctttttgtgtatttatttatttaaagacattttatcccactcttcagccaaaaaaggcctCTTAGAGCTGCTTATAGAGCAGTAAAAAATGACagcccctgccctcaggcttataaTCTGTAAAGCATCTGTTCTTAGTTGTGCAAAGTTTGTGTAATCCATCATACTTCAGTGCAATTTTATGTGTACCATTTTATAACCATGGTAGCTCAAAATAAAACTTCTTATAAAAACACTTCTGTAAGTTGCCTTGTTACCAGTACAGTGTATTTTTCATCAGTTGTGTTTGTGTATCTCCTTTTCCCCATTGACCCTTATATAAGCTAATTATTTCTGCATCTTCTGTCAAATAATCTCTCAAATAATTTTGGGTACATTTTGGCTTTTCTTAA
This DNA window, taken from Rhineura floridana isolate rRhiFlo1 chromosome 2, rRhiFlo1.hap2, whole genome shotgun sequence, encodes the following:
- the ATP5MC3 gene encoding ATP synthase F(0) complex subunit C3, mitochondrial, whose amino-acid sequence is MRVPGKRLAYNNRGRHSDLLESPVHTGNTVFLIGAHNTGSQLALREFQTSAISRDIDTAAKFIGAGAATVGVAGSGSRIRTVFGSLIIGYAMNPSLKQQLFSYAILGFALSEAMGLFCLMVAFLILFAM